In Streptomyces sp. NBC_01408, one DNA window encodes the following:
- a CDS encoding class II glutamine amidotransferase: MCRWLAYSGTPMLLDTILYKPAHSLIDQSLHSKLGVETTNGDGFGVGWYSEGNDSPGLLRDVGPAWNNRNLREMADHVSSPLFFAHIRASTGTAVQQSNCHPFRHGRWMFMHNGSISGFHLMRRELTLLVDPALYADIGGTTDSEVLFYLALTFGLDEDPPAAVARMAGVVERVGREHGVEFPLQMTLAITDGAHVWAFRYSSQHTSRSLFYSSRVDALRRLHPDVAFLRDLSEETRLIVSEPLGDLPGAWNEVPESSYGIVRAGGADEMHTFAPLPA; encoded by the coding sequence ATGTGCCGATGGCTCGCGTATTCGGGAACTCCCATGCTGCTCGACACCATCCTGTACAAACCGGCCCACTCGCTGATCGACCAGAGCCTGCACTCCAAACTCGGCGTGGAGACCACGAACGGCGACGGCTTCGGTGTCGGCTGGTACTCGGAGGGCAACGACTCTCCGGGCCTCCTCAGGGACGTGGGTCCCGCCTGGAACAACCGCAACCTGCGGGAGATGGCGGACCATGTGAGCTCCCCGCTGTTCTTCGCGCACATCCGGGCGTCGACCGGCACGGCGGTGCAGCAGTCGAACTGTCACCCGTTCCGGCACGGCCGCTGGATGTTCATGCACAACGGCTCCATCTCCGGTTTCCACCTCATGCGCCGTGAACTCACCCTGCTCGTCGACCCCGCCCTGTACGCGGACATCGGGGGGACCACGGACTCCGAGGTGCTGTTCTACCTGGCCCTCACCTTCGGCCTGGACGAGGACCCGCCCGCCGCCGTCGCGAGGATGGCGGGAGTGGTGGAGCGCGTCGGCCGTGAGCACGGCGTGGAGTTCCCCCTCCAGATGACGCTCGCCATCACCGACGGCGCACACGTCTGGGCCTTCCGGTACTCCAGCCAGCACACGTCCCGGTCGCTGTTCTACAGCAGCCGGGTGGACGCACTGCGCCGTCTGCACCCCGATGTCGCCTTCCTGCGGGACCTCTCCGAGGAGACGCGCCTCATCGTCTCCGAGCCCCTCGGCGACCTGCCCGGCGCCTGGAACGAGGTACCGGAGAGCAGCTACGGCATCGTCCGGGCAGGTGGGGCGGACGAGATGCACACCTTCGCCCCGCTGCCGGCGTGA
- a CDS encoding GNAT family N-acetyltransferase has protein sequence MITSIVESIHAVPAAEWERLARPAGFYLSHQWLAGEEEDPTATCAYALVRDRTGDLLAAAPLYLVRDEPNDSYQPGTVLPSHLRPRVIAGARRGYHNTPLTAPGLEAVQRDACLVLLRDAARHFADRNDTTHWWPYLTTPATTRLARFYPERPLHLEDDALIPLPGAGIDDYIASLPSQRRAGIRRERRAFAAAGLDVRHQALADCFEDAGVLLAGHQQDHGHDRDGTDAMTALLKRQAAAMGGEARVVAAYDRRRMIGFCLYYHYGATTWIRAVAVDRRHPAPHLYFNLMYYLPAEDAYAHGATGLHAGMTTIEAKRRRGAAVSGLYALVDR, from the coding sequence TTGATCACGAGCATCGTCGAATCCATCCACGCCGTCCCGGCCGCCGAGTGGGAGCGGCTCGCCCGGCCGGCCGGCTTCTACCTCTCCCACCAGTGGCTCGCCGGCGAAGAAGAAGACCCCACCGCCACGTGCGCGTACGCGCTCGTGCGGGACCGCACGGGCGACCTGCTCGCCGCCGCGCCCCTCTACCTGGTGCGGGACGAGCCGAACGACTCCTACCAGCCGGGCACCGTACTGCCCTCACACCTGCGGCCCCGCGTGATCGCCGGAGCGCGGCGCGGCTACCACAACACCCCGCTCACCGCCCCCGGCCTGGAGGCCGTACAGCGCGACGCCTGCCTCGTCCTCCTCCGGGACGCCGCACGCCACTTCGCCGACCGGAACGACACAACGCACTGGTGGCCCTACCTCACCACCCCGGCCACCACCCGGCTCGCCCGCTTCTACCCCGAACGCCCCCTCCACCTGGAGGACGACGCTCTCATCCCCCTGCCCGGGGCAGGGATCGACGACTACATCGCCTCCCTGCCCTCGCAGCGCCGTGCCGGCATCCGCCGCGAACGCCGTGCCTTCGCCGCGGCCGGGCTCGATGTGCGCCACCAGGCGCTCGCGGACTGCTTCGAGGACGCCGGGGTCCTGCTCGCCGGACACCAGCAGGATCACGGGCACGACCGGGACGGGACCGACGCGATGACCGCGCTGCTGAAGCGGCAGGCGGCGGCGATGGGCGGCGAAGCGCGCGTGGTGGCCGCCTACGACAGGCGGCGGATGATCGGGTTCTGCCTCTACTACCACTACGGGGCCACGACGTGGATCCGTGCGGTCGCCGTCGACCGGCGGCATCCGGCGCCCCACCTGTACTTCAACCTCATGTACTACCTGCCGGCCGAAGACGCCTATGCCCACGGCGCGACCGGCCTGCACGCGGGCATGACGACGATCGAGGCCAAGCGGCGGCGCGGCGCCGCGGTGTCCGGCCTGTACGCGCTGGTCGACCGGTAG
- a CDS encoding MFS transporter: MSAAADTRRRPRAAERLGVPVLRGHGLFITGNLIDSVGNGMLLPLGLLYFTDVQGLPLAQVGLAMTVGQAIALPVTFLAGRLMDRVGPKRVVVWANILSAAGFTLFLFAGELWHVVGVYVLVQAGINMYFTAQRTLITHVTEPEERRSWFAFTGSLRNIGLAAGAAAAAGALTVFGKGSLWWLIAVDAATYLLAAACFAALTTAPPQSRATPPSALVTRADHARRYLLLVSVNIPYVLAQAVLAVLVAIYTTRALGLPASAASVLFVINTVIVSGCSTAVTAHLAPKVPRRAVAAGYLIMAVGMGAFALPALPSLAFTAWAALVFAIVLFSVAEILLGPALSELSVSLTPEAAGGFTQGLYQFSWAIGMVAAPALFTLLLEAGPLVPWGAEGAACLIAMFAAPALKAPNRHRRRKPR; this comes from the coding sequence GTGAGCGCGGCCGCGGACACGCGCCGCCGCCCCCGCGCCGCGGAGCGCCTGGGCGTGCCGGTGCTGCGCGGGCACGGCCTCTTCATCACCGGCAACCTGATCGACTCCGTCGGCAACGGCATGCTCCTGCCGCTGGGGCTGCTGTACTTCACCGACGTGCAAGGCCTGCCGCTGGCGCAGGTGGGCCTGGCGATGACGGTGGGGCAGGCCATCGCGCTGCCGGTCACGTTCCTCGCCGGACGCCTCATGGACCGCGTGGGGCCGAAACGGGTCGTGGTGTGGGCGAACATCCTCTCCGCCGCCGGGTTCACCCTGTTCCTGTTCGCCGGCGAGCTGTGGCACGTCGTCGGCGTGTACGTGCTGGTGCAGGCCGGGATCAACATGTACTTCACCGCGCAGCGCACCCTGATCACGCACGTCACCGAACCCGAGGAGCGCCGGTCGTGGTTCGCGTTCACCGGCTCCCTGCGCAACATCGGCCTCGCCGCGGGGGCCGCCGCCGCGGCGGGGGCCCTGACGGTGTTCGGGAAGGGCTCGCTGTGGTGGCTGATCGCGGTCGACGCCGCGACCTACCTGCTGGCCGCCGCCTGCTTCGCCGCCCTCACCACCGCTCCACCGCAGTCGCGGGCCACGCCGCCCAGTGCGCTGGTGACCCGGGCCGACCACGCCCGCCGCTACCTGCTCCTCGTGTCCGTGAACATCCCCTACGTCCTCGCCCAGGCCGTCCTCGCCGTGCTCGTCGCCATCTACACCACCCGCGCCCTGGGGCTTCCCGCGTCGGCGGCGAGCGTGCTGTTCGTCATCAACACCGTCATCGTCTCCGGGTGTTCGACAGCCGTCACCGCGCACCTGGCGCCGAAGGTGCCCCGCCGCGCCGTGGCGGCCGGATACCTGATCATGGCGGTCGGGATGGGGGCGTTCGCCCTGCCAGCGCTGCCCTCTCTCGCCTTCACCGCCTGGGCGGCCCTCGTCTTCGCGATCGTGCTGTTCAGCGTGGCTGAGATCCTCCTCGGCCCGGCATTGAGCGAACTGTCCGTGAGCCTCACCCCCGAGGCGGCCGGGGGCTTCACGCAGGGTCTGTACCAGTTCTCCTGGGCCATCGGCATGGTCGCCGCTCCGGCCCTGTTCACCCTGCTGCTGGAAGCCGGGCCCCTCGTGCCGTGGGGTGCCGAAGGCGCCGCCTGCCTGATCGCCATGTTCGCCGCGCCCGCCCTGAAGGCCCCCAACCGCCACCGCCGGAGGAAACCCCGTTGA
- a CDS encoding ATP-grasp domain-containing protein translates to MIEPMGNAGRFLVEAADRLGLRLYAATHKDIHDGYPDWLRSALAGVCATDLADTPRALEDMDAFCRQHAIAGVAACFELFTPLAALLAQRVGLPGNDPLLARAARNKILMGEAFAAAGIPAPRWTVVRDVAEAHEAARSHGLGRPLVVKPAEQGGSWGVSVVDGPDRLASAIGAAQQYTHAYPHGLKLDTRALVQEYVPGEEYSCETVVADGVAYPLPVVRKDTTQGRHRIETGHTCPSGLAPPLARRVQHTAARAALAVGVRNGIAHTEVKIPPGTETPYVIETGARLPGDNLCEIIEAATGVSEAVAYLQAVLGRVPDTAASATDAAAIRFLLPQHGGVLREVFIPQAPGTHSELHLQPGDTVPEPADSACRIGHVVARAETVDQACDLADQVAAGSRVEVG, encoded by the coding sequence GTGATCGAGCCGATGGGGAACGCGGGGCGTTTCCTCGTGGAGGCCGCTGACCGGCTGGGGCTGCGCCTGTACGCGGCCACTCACAAGGACATCCACGACGGCTACCCGGACTGGCTGCGATCGGCCCTCGCGGGGGTGTGCGCGACGGATCTCGCGGATACCCCGAGAGCCCTGGAAGACATGGACGCCTTCTGCCGGCAGCACGCCATCGCGGGTGTCGCTGCCTGCTTCGAGCTGTTCACCCCGCTCGCCGCGCTGCTCGCCCAACGGGTCGGCCTGCCCGGAAACGATCCTCTGCTCGCGCGGGCGGCCAGGAACAAGATCCTCATGGGTGAGGCGTTCGCCGCGGCCGGGATCCCCGCCCCCCGCTGGACGGTCGTGCGGGACGTGGCCGAGGCGCACGAGGCGGCGCGGTCGCACGGGCTGGGCCGGCCGCTGGTGGTGAAGCCGGCGGAGCAGGGCGGCTCGTGGGGCGTGTCCGTGGTGGACGGCCCGGACCGGCTCGCCTCCGCGATCGGTGCGGCCCAGCAGTACACGCACGCCTATCCGCACGGCCTGAAGCTCGACACGCGGGCTCTGGTGCAGGAGTACGTCCCCGGGGAGGAGTACTCGTGCGAAACGGTGGTCGCGGACGGGGTGGCCTACCCTCTGCCGGTCGTCAGGAAGGACACCACCCAGGGCCGGCACCGGATCGAGACCGGGCACACCTGCCCCTCCGGTCTGGCTCCGCCGCTCGCCAGGAGGGTGCAGCACACCGCGGCGCGGGCAGCGCTCGCCGTCGGCGTGCGCAACGGGATCGCGCACACGGAGGTGAAGATCCCCCCGGGCACGGAGACGCCGTATGTGATCGAGACCGGCGCCCGCCTGCCGGGGGACAACCTGTGCGAGATCATCGAGGCCGCGACGGGCGTGAGTGAAGCCGTGGCCTACCTCCAGGCCGTGCTCGGCCGGGTCCCCGACACCGCCGCTTCCGCTACGGACGCGGCGGCGATCCGGTTCCTGCTGCCCCAGCACGGCGGGGTGCTACGGGAGGTGTTCATCCCGCAAGCACCCGGTACGCACAGCGAGTTGCACCTTCAGCCCGGGGACACGGTGCCGGAGCCGGCGGATTCGGCCTGCCGGATCGGGCACGTGGTGGCCCGCGCGGAAACGGTTGACCAAGCATGCGACCTGGCAGATCAGGTGGCCGCCGGGTCCCGCGTGGAAGTGGGCTGA
- a CDS encoding coproporphyrinogen-III oxidase family protein, with protein MTSLRQQLADHIDQGVIPPYQYSYPPRSTYRPLPEGKWTIPDVWAADLANYQVPELNLYLHVPFCDRKCGFCNLYTVISTDEDVFDAYTDALCTQIRDHAEIIQARRLRTVYIGGGTPALLKPRHFEQIFATIGGIYPNWRSTVEEVAVEATPSSIADEPDEFKALIEMGLTRANVGIQSLVPREIREAGRGGEDEGVIRRAIHTAHELGLPDLSTDLIMGFAGQTPETWRHSVNELAKLRPTTISTYFLTVRPDAWFSKTGSYQYMWQPELYERYDYARQVFLEHGYVQEGSVRYKRPGRGGYVQKVLTFHGVPLLGLGVGARSYTSVLDYMTGSVKPSTAEVADYIKKARNHEIVPVTGIELTGEEIVRKRLVLDSFDLDLTELDRFGYQKHAAEFEPVLDAAESNGLIHRIGRRIQLTPRGFKYRDVLSWMFYSEPVKGLDREYYENLHAANARAQRNMGATPVRITGIDLRGDAA; from the coding sequence GTGACCAGCCTGCGCCAGCAGCTCGCCGACCACATCGACCAGGGCGTCATCCCGCCCTACCAGTACTCCTACCCGCCCCGCTCCACGTACCGCCCCCTCCCGGAGGGCAAGTGGACCATCCCCGACGTGTGGGCCGCCGACCTCGCCAACTACCAGGTCCCCGAACTCAACCTCTACCTGCACGTCCCCTTCTGCGACCGCAAATGCGGCTTCTGCAACCTCTACACCGTCATCAGCACCGACGAGGACGTCTTCGACGCGTACACCGACGCCCTGTGTACGCAGATCCGGGATCACGCCGAGATCATCCAGGCCCGGCGCCTGCGCACCGTCTACATCGGCGGCGGCACCCCCGCCCTGCTCAAGCCCCGCCACTTCGAGCAGATCTTCGCCACCATCGGTGGCATCTACCCCAACTGGCGCTCCACGGTCGAAGAGGTCGCCGTCGAAGCCACCCCGTCCTCCATCGCCGACGAACCCGACGAGTTCAAGGCCCTCATCGAGATGGGCCTCACCCGCGCCAACGTCGGCATCCAGTCCCTCGTCCCCCGCGAGATCCGCGAAGCCGGCCGCGGCGGCGAGGACGAAGGCGTCATCCGCCGAGCCATCCACACCGCACACGAACTCGGGCTGCCGGACCTGTCCACCGACCTCATCATGGGCTTCGCCGGACAGACCCCCGAGACCTGGCGCCACAGCGTGAACGAACTGGCGAAACTCCGGCCCACCACCATCAGCACCTACTTCCTCACGGTGCGGCCGGACGCCTGGTTCTCCAAGACCGGCTCCTACCAGTACATGTGGCAGCCCGAGCTGTACGAGCGCTACGACTACGCCCGCCAGGTCTTCCTCGAGCACGGCTACGTCCAGGAAGGCTCCGTCCGCTACAAGAGGCCCGGCCGCGGCGGCTACGTCCAGAAGGTGCTCACCTTCCACGGCGTCCCCCTGCTCGGCCTCGGCGTCGGCGCCCGCTCGTACACCAGCGTGCTCGACTACATGACCGGCAGCGTGAAGCCCTCGACGGCCGAGGTCGCGGACTACATCAAGAAGGCCAGGAACCACGAGATCGTCCCCGTCACCGGCATCGAACTGACCGGCGAGGAAATCGTCCGCAAGCGCCTCGTCCTCGACTCCTTCGACCTCGACCTCACCGAACTCGACCGCTTCGGCTACCAGAAGCACGCCGCCGAGTTCGAACCCGTCCTCGACGCGGCCGAGTCCAACGGGCTCATCCACCGCATCGGCCGCCGCATCCAGCTCACCCCCAGGGGCTTCAAGTACCGCGACGTCCTGTCCTGGATGTTCTACTCCGAGCCCGTCAAGGGCCTCGACCGTGAGTACTACGAGAACCTCCACGCGGCGAACGCCCGAGCCCAGCGGAACATGGGAGCAACCCCCGTACGCATCACCGGCATCGACCTGCGCGGGGACGCCGCATGA
- a CDS encoding acetyl-CoA carboxylase biotin carboxylase subunit family protein, whose amino-acid sequence MAFLRSVGIQRADPYIQQAVRGLAADGIEAGLFHTSGSPGDEDFPGYRERLDRGVTPRELADAVAAWGADAAVSISLPCENALRDAVAKAFLDAVGIPTVMTPLAATMLLVDKWETKKLCAQAGLKVPDGFRADSGLLAGRGLPAPGYRDALRVQAERIGYPLMSKPAWDSTSMGIRTLHSAADLDAYLASPPEVSAVVEQVVEGDLCSVDIVGRPGSYRVLPLCWTGRAGAEPVFTFADLRWCGPRRTADAAFAEVARTLITLCGNLGVCGSVNVDMVYTGGQFVILEVNPRIGGATTLSCAASGTNTFTSLARMARGLPPAGDTVQRAGWAIEFLAGGRMPPAVVAELRNRVAVVTAHELVIDGTSHGDIVVVTLAEGEEDRTVKALTELHGATGFPAADVMGKISSLLSP is encoded by the coding sequence ATGGCGTTCTTGCGGTCGGTGGGCATCCAGCGTGCCGACCCCTACATCCAGCAGGCCGTACGCGGGCTCGCGGCCGACGGGATCGAGGCCGGGCTGTTCCACACCAGCGGCAGCCCCGGTGACGAGGACTTCCCCGGGTACCGGGAACGGCTTGACCGGGGGGTGACTCCGCGGGAGCTCGCGGATGCGGTCGCCGCCTGGGGGGCGGATGCGGCGGTGTCGATCTCGCTGCCGTGCGAGAACGCGCTGCGCGATGCCGTAGCCAAGGCCTTCCTGGACGCCGTGGGCATCCCGACGGTCATGACACCGCTCGCGGCGACGATGCTGCTGGTGGACAAGTGGGAGACCAAGAAGCTCTGCGCACAGGCCGGGCTGAAGGTGCCGGACGGGTTCCGCGCCGACTCCGGTCTGCTGGCGGGGCGGGGCCTGCCGGCGCCCGGCTACCGGGACGCGCTGCGCGTGCAGGCCGAACGGATCGGCTACCCGCTGATGTCCAAGCCCGCGTGGGACTCGACCAGCATGGGCATCCGCACCCTGCACTCCGCCGCCGACCTGGACGCCTACCTCGCGTCCCCGCCTGAGGTGTCGGCGGTGGTGGAACAGGTCGTCGAAGGCGACCTGTGCAGCGTGGACATCGTGGGGCGGCCCGGCTCCTACCGGGTCCTGCCGTTGTGCTGGACCGGACGCGCCGGGGCGGAACCGGTGTTCACCTTCGCCGACCTGCGCTGGTGCGGGCCCCGTCGGACGGCGGACGCCGCGTTCGCCGAAGTGGCCCGCACCCTGATCACCCTGTGCGGGAACCTGGGAGTGTGCGGGTCGGTCAACGTCGATATGGTCTATACCGGCGGCCAGTTCGTGATCCTGGAGGTCAACCCGCGCATCGGCGGCGCCACCACACTGTCGTGCGCCGCGTCGGGCACGAACACCTTCACCTCCCTCGCCCGCATGGCCCGCGGTCTCCCGCCGGCCGGCGACACGGTGCAACGGGCCGGGTGGGCGATCGAATTCCTCGCCGGGGGCCGCATGCCTCCGGCGGTGGTGGCCGAGCTCCGCAACCGCGTTGCGGTGGTCACCGCGCATGAGCTGGTCATCGACGGCACCTCCCACGGGGACATCGTCGTGGTCACCCTCGCCGAAGGCGAGGAGGACAGGACGGTGAAGGCCCTGACGGAACTCCACGGGGCGACCGGCTTCCCCGCGGCCGATGTCATGGGCAAGATCAGCTCCCTGCTGAGCCCGTGA
- a CDS encoding oxygenase MpaB family protein translates to MAVPDPGLYGPRSVTWQCHGDPMMWIAGVRALYLQALHPRAVRGVLENSSFERDAWGRLLRTADFVGTLTYGTTEDAERAGARVRGIHRRLSATDPATGRSFPVDDPELLLWIHCAQIDSFLHVLRRSGIPLTPAQADRYVDENRVNARLVGLDPAGVPAGTAELAAYFEAVRPGLAAGPDARAVDAFLRSPPVPPALVPGRNLLWRPLAGLAYGSLPGWAHQLYGRPAPAPRVVTRRMRLTGRVLRSIPAGLRWQLPPGHILKAMRRMGPGSRPSPYTLRTSAAILDGPGRAQHDDGGGFKTWRSPD, encoded by the coding sequence GTGGCTGTACCCGACCCCGGGCTCTACGGGCCCCGGTCCGTGACCTGGCAGTGTCACGGGGATCCGATGATGTGGATCGCCGGGGTGCGCGCGCTGTACCTGCAAGCCCTGCATCCGCGGGCCGTGCGCGGCGTGCTGGAGAACTCCTCCTTCGAGCGCGATGCCTGGGGGCGGCTGCTGCGGACGGCCGACTTCGTCGGCACCCTCACCTACGGCACCACCGAGGACGCCGAGCGGGCCGGTGCGCGGGTCCGCGGGATCCACCGGAGGCTGTCCGCGACCGACCCGGCCACCGGCCGGAGCTTCCCCGTAGACGACCCCGAGCTGCTGCTGTGGATCCACTGCGCGCAGATCGACAGCTTCCTGCACGTCCTGCGCCGCTCCGGCATCCCCCTCACCCCGGCCCAGGCCGACCGCTACGTCGACGAGAACCGGGTCAACGCCCGCCTGGTCGGACTCGACCCGGCCGGGGTGCCCGCCGGCACCGCGGAGCTGGCGGCGTACTTCGAGGCGGTCCGCCCCGGCCTCGCCGCCGGGCCCGACGCCCGGGCCGTGGACGCCTTCCTGCGCAGCCCGCCCGTCCCCCCGGCCCTCGTCCCCGGCCGGAACCTGCTCTGGCGCCCGCTCGCCGGCCTCGCGTACGGTTCCCTCCCCGGCTGGGCGCACCAGCTGTACGGGCGGCCCGCACCGGCCCCGCGCGTCGTCACCCGGCGCATGCGTCTCACCGGCCGCGTGCTGCGCAGCATTCCCGCAGGTCTGCGCTGGCAGCTGCCGCCAGGTCACATCTTGAAAGCGATGCGTCGCATGGGCCCCGGGAGCCGCCCTTCGCCGTACACACTGCGTACATCAGCGGCCATACTGGACGGGCCGGGGAGGGCACAGCACGACGACGGGGGCGGCTTCAAGACATGGCGGAGTCCAGACTGA